The Eubacterium maltosivorans genome includes the window GCCAGCATTATCTTTGATTTCTATTTCTCCTCCTTTATGATTATCCTTTGTATTATCTTTTGTTGCACAATATACCGTCATTTTTTTGTCTTGACCTAATTTCTCATCTATCACTTTTTCATCTTTACCAACAAGTTGCAATGCTCCTTCTTTTCCCGGCCAGTTACCCTGTATTATTTCTTCTTTTTTTCTCGCAGTCAAAATCACCGTATCTTCCTGATTGCCTTTTTTAGCCGTGGCCTTTAAAGTAACGATTCCTGTTTCATCATCATAATCGCCCGTCACATCGCACGTGCCAAACTGGTTTCGGTATTCTTCCGGAACGTCTCTGTAGAAATCATTGAACTCAATATGATTATTAGGTTTTTTCTTTAACAAGTGCTGTTTTAAATAATAAGGAAGATTATCATTTGATTCATCTGTATCATCGCCGTTCAACTGCTCAAAAATCGCATCTACCGCAGAACGGGCTGAAAAATAGGTCTGCTGCTTTATATTATTATTGATGCTACGGTTGTTCATTGAAAGAGCAATAGCGCCTATCGCCATACCCAGTATTCCAAAAATAACGCAGATGACCAATACCCATATAAGAGCAGAGCCAGATTGATTTTTTATTATATTTTTCATACAAACCTCTATTTAACTCAATAAATTGTTATTCCCAAATCTTCTAATTCTTCTCTTGTTATATTCGGTCGATAATACCCATTTTGCGAGGAATCAAAATATTTATTTTTCTCAGATTCTTTGTAAATCGTTTCAAATAAATCTGTGTTTCCAGGTAAAGAATAATATCCTGCGTTTAGAACAACCTTTTTTACTTGAACTCCATCTGGACTATTATTGCATTCTGCTTTTATTGTTAATTGATTTGGCAAATATAAAATAGTGTTATTTTTCTTTTCATAAGAATTGAAAATCAATTGATTTGTTTCCTGTTCTTTTACTATATTTTCAGGTTTTTCTTTATCATACGTTACTTTAATCTCAATTATATTATCTTCACTAACTTTAGAACCTAAATAGCATAGTCGCACTGCATAAGAAATACCCCCGTTTGATGAAAAAGTCATTGGAACGTCACTTGTAAAATAAATCTGTTGAACTGGTTCATACGGTCCTTGCACTGTTCCATGCGCAGGATAATTAGGAGCTTTATCCACAACTAAAGCTTGAAAATATTGACCAAATGGCTTGACCCTGGGATCATCGCTTCCTTTTTTCGCCATGATGTCAAAAACACTTTTATTGAATATTCCTGTATTATTTACAATGTACGTGTCATAAGGATACTGAGTTCTGTCATCATAATAAGCAATTTCCCTATTTGGAGGATTTATTTCCACTGGTCCATCTGGCTTAACTGAGGGCGAGGGCATTGGCGGTGACTGCTTCTCTGCCTCAAATAATATCATATTCATTTCAGCTTCATCATTTGTTTTTTGAGTGGTAGCTTCTATAAACTTTCCTTTAATTCTAAAATCATGTCCCCCTGATTCCAGTTTATATGACAGTCCATTCAAATCTGAACCCTCAAGAGTTTTTACAGTAACTCCTTCAATTGCGCTTAACGGTGATTCCAATCCACTCGCATTCTTCTGACTCGCATCCTTGATCGCCTCACTATTCCCCATCACCTTCAGCGCCCCATTAAACCCGGTAATCAAAATCGTAGCCGCGATCGCAAAAATCGCGAAGGCCACGATCACTTCCAGCAGGGTCATGCCTTTATTGTCGAGCTTCCATTGTTTCTTCATCCATCCGCGCTCCTTTCCGGGCTTTGGCTGTGTTGCCCGTGGTGCTGGACCGGTAAATTTTACCGGTCATGACTTTCCGTTACCCTTACGGACTTTTTCATTTCCTTATCACAAAGCACCCAAGGGTGCGCTCTGATCAAAAAACAAAAACAATCCCAAAATCTCCTCCCGAAATCCCAAAAACTACCTGGCGCAGTAAGTTTTCGGGTTTTCGGGAGGTTTTATCAATAGAGAATACAGAATGTAAAATTGAGTATTAAAATCAAATGCGCTGGACGCATTTGTTCCGATCATTCTCCATTATCCATTCCCATTCTCAATTAATCTTTTTTACTCTTCCACATTGGCCGCAGCGGCGCCTTTATCGACCATATACACGTTAAAGGTCACACTGACCGTGTTGGCGCCGGAGCGCAGGTTGGCGATGGTATCGGCGCTCCCTGAGCCCGATGAGCTGCTTGAGCCGCTGGTGCCTGGACTCACGTCAAAGGCGGTGATCTGCATATCGGAGCGGCCATTGACGGTGTCCAGCAAATTTTCAAACTGGCCGATGTTTCCCTGGATGGTCATGGTGACGGTTCCGATATAGATACCCTTGATGGTGGGCTCGGTGGTGGTGGTCGTGCTGTTTTCGTCGGCGGTGGTATTGCCTTCCATTTCGGCCAGGTCCTTCATCTCCTGGGCCTCAGTGGTGGTGTCGGGGGACTCGGTCGTTCCGGTATCCTCATTCTTAAAGGTATCGATCGTATCGATTTTATTGGCCGTGATGGCAAGATCCTGAGCCTTAAACCCCTCGTCCACCACCAGGTTGGTGATGAGGTTATCCAGCTCGTCGTTGGTCATACGCTTTTCATAGCCTTCTTTTTTGGCCGAGAGATCTGCCGCCGCGGCCTCCTTGATCTTGCGGTTGGCAGGCAGGCTGGCAATGGCCATCTCCATTTCCTGCTGCTTAAACTCGGCCTCGCTCCGCTTCTCGGACAGGGTCTGATATTTATTGATCCCCGGAAAAAACACCAGGTACAGAGCGGCCATAATGAGCAGGGCCATGCCTAAAAGATAGAGCAGTCCCTTTTCACGCTTGGTGAACTCATAGTTGATGTTCAGCTTGATATTGGGCTTTTTAAATTCTGGCTTTTTCATTGCTGGGTCACCCCCGGTTTCAGGTAAGCCACCACAGAGAAGCCGTAGCTGTCTGGCGTGGTGACGGTTTCGGTTTTGGGTGTGGTCACGGTCTGTCCATTTGGCAGCGTGGTCGTGGCGGAGCCGTTGGTCACCGTGGAGGTGCTGCCCTCATTCAGGCTGTACCCCTCATACTCGATTTTGCTGAACAGACCCGTGCCGTTCAGCTCGCTGACATAGGCCGCCGCTGCAAACTCGTTGGGGGCAGTGGCCGTAATGCTCAGCCCGCCGTTCGTCCAGTCATAGCTCAGAGCGCCCACAGTGATGTTATTGCCCAGGTTAAGAGCCTGGTAGACCTTATCGCTGTTAATCACCGGGTAGGTCTCCATGGCCTTGCGGTTAGTGTCCAGGATACTGGTCTGGCTCTGGATGATCTTCAGGGCACTGTCAAGCTGCTGCGCCTCGCTGTACTCCGACACGTTGGCAGGGTCGTTGATATATTTATCGGCCTTTTTAAGCGCCTTGTCCACGTTGTAGTTCATGATGGTAAAAAACGTAAAGCCAATGACCATGACCGCCACCACCACCAAAGGCGGAATGGCCCATTTGTTCTTAATGGAAAAGGACCGCTGGGGCTTGAGGGCTGTCTTATAGCTGGTCAGCAGGTTAACATCGTTCTTTTTCTCAAAGAAGAGAGACGCGGGATAAAAATAGTCCGACAGGAGAAAATCATCGTCAATGCTGAAATTTTCCTGAATATTCCCGGTATTCTCCACCGCATAGACCGATACCTCCGTATCGTCCACATACGCCTGCAGCCGCCGAATCTCGTCTCTGGTCAGCCCAGCGTAGTAGGCCTTGTCCAGAATATATTCGGATTTCTGGCTTTTGTTAAACTGTACCAGTGAGGACAGCTTAGAGGCCATCTCGATGGTAAAGGCCTCGGTGCCACGCTCTGCCATGATTCTGGCCTGGCTGGAAAAAGTATACACACCATTTTCGAAAAGGGCGTACATGAGATTATTGCCGTCCAGTATGTTAATGGCAAAGGTCTGACTGTCGTATTCGCTGGTCGCCTCCACATAATTGATGGTGGCGTTCAGGGCAGTGTCGATGCGTCTGAGCTTAATGCCCGCTGTCTCAAAAAGACGGATATAGCTCTCCAGCACCTCCCGCTCCACGGCGCAGCAGAGCATGTTCGTGCCCTGTTTTCCGCGGATACCGCTGTAGTCAATGATCAGATTCTCAAAATTGGTGGCGTCCTCAAACTCGTGGTGGGACAGCGCGGTGAGCTCCTTTGGCGTCATTTTAGGCACTGCCACATTCTTATTCACAATCAGGCTGGAATTGATGACCAGATTGGTATTGTGGAAATCAATATCGCCTTCCTCATCGGCCTGGTCGATGGCGTCAAGAAGC containing:
- a CDS encoding prepilin-type N-terminal cleavage/methylation domain-containing protein — protein: MKKQWKLDNKGMTLLEVIVAFAIFAIAATILITGFNGALKVMGNSEAIKDASQKNASGLESPLSAIEGVTVKTLEGSDLNGLSYKLESGGHDFRIKGKFIEATTQKTNDEAEMNMILFEAEKQSPPMPSPSVKPDGPVEINPPNREIAYYDDRTQYPYDTYIVNNTGIFNKSVFDIMAKKGSDDPRVKPFGQYFQALVVDKAPNYPAHGTVQGPYEPVQQIYFTSDVPMTFSSNGGISYAVRLCYLGSKVSEDNIIEIKVTYDKEKPENIVKEQETNQLIFNSYEKKNNTILYLPNQLTIKAECNNSPDGVQVKKVVLNAGYYSLPGNTDLFETIYKESEKNKYFDSSQNGYYRPNITREELEDLGITIY
- the pilM gene encoding type IV pilus biogenesis protein PilM, whose protein sequence is MQTTIYLGSDAIQILQGDVRSGKLSISKHLTVEMGPGAMINGVITNEDMLLDAIDQADEEGDIDFHNTNLVINSSLIVNKNVAVPKMTPKELTALSHHEFEDATNFENLIIDYSGIRGKQGTNMLCCAVEREVLESYIRLFETAGIKLRRIDTALNATINYVEATSEYDSQTFAINILDGNNLMYALFENGVYTFSSQARIMAERGTEAFTIEMASKLSSLVQFNKSQKSEYILDKAYYAGLTRDEIRRLQAYVDDTEVSVYAVENTGNIQENFSIDDDFLLSDYFYPASLFFEKKNDVNLLTSYKTALKPQRSFSIKNKWAIPPLVVVAVMVIGFTFFTIMNYNVDKALKKADKYINDPANVSEYSEAQQLDSALKIIQSQTSILDTNRKAMETYPVINSDKVYQALNLGNNITVGALSYDWTNGGLSITATAPNEFAAAAYVSELNGTGLFSKIEYEGYSLNEGSTSTVTNGSATTTLPNGQTVTTPKTETVTTPDSYGFSVVAYLKPGVTQQ